The Alphaproteobacteria bacterium genome contains a region encoding:
- a CDS encoding helix-turn-helix transcriptional regulator: MTSRVTAFGQRLKWWREQRSLSQLALAGMGDTSQRHLSFLESGRAEPSREMVLRLCAVLDVPLRQQNALLLAAGFAPVWRESGLTDPELAQVDGALDFMLAQQEPYPAFVVDRRWNLLRANGGAGRFVAFLLGAVPDGPVNLADALVSPDVLRPLIVNWEDVAVHFLRSVQADAVADGTPETADLLQRLMSYPAVPPLSHVASLETHTPVLSIHFRKGDTTLRVFTTIATLGTPQDVTLQEIRIECFFPADEASAALLRHWAR, translated from the coding sequence ATGACCTCCAGGGTAACGGCGTTTGGACAGCGGCTGAAATGGTGGCGCGAGCAGCGCTCCCTCTCCCAGCTTGCGCTGGCCGGCATGGGCGACACCTCGCAGCGGCACCTGAGCTTTCTGGAGTCGGGCCGCGCCGAGCCGAGCCGCGAGATGGTCCTGCGGCTGTGCGCGGTGCTGGATGTGCCGCTGCGCCAGCAGAACGCGCTGCTGCTTGCGGCGGGCTTCGCGCCGGTGTGGCGTGAGAGCGGTCTCACCGACCCCGAGCTTGCGCAGGTCGACGGCGCGCTCGACTTCATGCTGGCGCAACAGGAGCCGTATCCGGCATTCGTGGTCGACCGGCGCTGGAACCTGCTGCGCGCGAACGGCGGAGCTGGGCGGTTCGTCGCATTTCTGCTGGGCGCTGTTCCGGACGGCCCGGTGAACCTTGCCGATGCCCTGGTGTCACCGGATGTGCTGCGGCCGCTGATCGTCAATTGGGAGGATGTCGCGGTGCATTTCCTGCGCAGCGTGCAGGCTGATGCGGTCGCGGACGGCACTCCGGAGACCGCGGACCTGCTGCAGCGGCTGATGTCATATCCGGCTGTACCGCCGCTCTCGCACGTCGCCTCGCTCGAAACCCACACGCCGGTGCTGAGCATCCATTTCCGCAAGGGCGATACGACGCTGCGCGTCTTCACCACCATCGCGACGCTGGGCACGCCGCAGGACGTCACGCTGCAGGAAATCCGCATCGAGTGCTTCTTTCCGGCGGACGAGGCGAGCGCGGCGTTGTTGCGCCACTGGGCGCGCTGA
- a CDS encoding proline--tRNA ligase: protein MRLSRYFLPILREAPREAEIVSHRLMLRAGMMRQEAAGIYAFLPLGLRVLNKICRIVREEQDRSGAIELLMPTIQSADLWRESGRYEAYGKEMLRIKDRHERDMLYGPTNEEMITEMVRAYVRSYKDLPLNLYHIQWKFRDEVRPRFGVMRGREFLMKDAYSFDIDQAGARHAYNKMFVAYLRTFARLGLKSIPMRADTGPIGGDLSHEFIILADTGESEVYCHKDYLDFEVPGANVDFDDVAGIQGIVDRWTSLYAATSEMHEPEKYAVLPADKQVSARGIEVGHIFYFGTKYSDPMKAVVAGPDGKEVPLHGGSYGIGPSRLVAAIIEACHDENGIKWPEPVAPFDVIILNLKQGDAATDAASEQLYKELGAKGLDVLYHDSDERPGAKFATADLVGIPWQVLVGPKGLASGQVELKRRADGTRTMLTPAEVVAQLGR, encoded by the coding sequence ATGCGTCTGTCCCGCTATTTCCTGCCGATCCTGCGCGAAGCGCCCCGCGAGGCGGAGATCGTCTCGCACCGGCTGATGCTGCGCGCCGGCATGATGCGGCAGGAGGCCGCAGGCATTTACGCCTTCCTGCCGCTGGGCCTGCGGGTGCTCAACAAGATCTGCCGGATCGTGCGCGAGGAGCAGGACCGCTCCGGCGCGATCGAGCTTTTGATGCCGACCATCCAGTCCGCCGACCTCTGGCGCGAGAGCGGCCGCTACGAGGCCTATGGCAAGGAAATGCTGCGCATCAAGGATCGCCACGAGCGCGACATGCTCTACGGTCCGACCAACGAAGAGATGATCACGGAGATGGTGCGCGCCTACGTGCGCTCCTACAAGGATCTGCCGCTCAATCTCTATCACATCCAGTGGAAATTTCGCGACGAGGTGCGGCCGCGCTTCGGCGTAATGCGCGGGCGCGAGTTCCTGATGAAGGACGCCTATTCGTTCGACATCGATCAGGCCGGCGCGCGGCACGCCTACAACAAGATGTTCGTCGCCTATCTGCGCACCTTCGCGCGCCTCGGCCTGAAATCGATCCCGATGCGGGCCGACACCGGGCCGATCGGCGGCGATCTGTCCCACGAGTTCATCATCCTCGCCGACACCGGCGAGAGCGAAGTCTACTGCCACAAGGACTATCTCGACTTCGAGGTCCCGGGCGCGAACGTCGATTTCGACGACGTCGCAGGCATTCAGGGCATCGTGGATAGATGGACCTCGCTCTATGCGGCGACCTCCGAAATGCACGAGCCCGAGAAATACGCCGTGCTGCCGGCCGACAAGCAGGTGTCGGCGCGGGGCATCGAGGTTGGGCACATCTTCTATTTCGGCACCAAGTACTCCGATCCCATGAAGGCGGTGGTGGCCGGACCCGATGGCAAGGAAGTGCCCTTGCATGGCGGTTCCTACGGCATCGGGCCGTCGCGGCTGGTCGCCGCGATCATCGAGGCCTGCCACGACGAGAACGGCATCAAGTGGCCGGAGCCGGTCGCGCCGTTCGACGTGATCATCCTCAATCTCAAGCAGGGCGATGCGGCGACGGACGCTGCGTCAGAACAGCTTTACAAGGAACTCGGCGCGAAGGGCCTGGATGTGCTCTATCACGATAGCGACGAGCGGCCGGGCGCGAAGTTCGCGACCGCAGACCTGGTCGGCATCCCGTGGCAGGTCCTGGTCGGACCCAAGGGGCTTGCCTCCGGCCAGGTCGAACTGAAGAGGCGCGCCGACGGCACGCGCACGATGCTGACGCCGGCCGAGGTGGTGGCACAGCTTGGCCGCTAA
- a CDS encoding lipoprotein-releasing ABC transporter permease subunit, producing the protein MAEPAGTRPFAPFEWMVSLRYLRSRRKEGFISVIAGFSFLGIMLGVATLIIVMAVMNGFRTELLDKILGLNGHLLVQPLEQPLTDWEAVADRLSKVPGLRLAAPIVEGQALASSPFNSAGVLVRGIRAADLTRLTSIANNIKQGTLEGFDAGQGLAIGRRLSDQLSVRAGDNITLVAPRGAVTPMGTTPRIKTYKVAAVFEIGMSEYDAGIVFMPMPEAQLYFNRAGDVTAIEVYTDNPDRMDLYRRLVTAAAERPIFMIDWRQRNATFFNALQVERNVMFLILTLIILVAALNIISGLIMLVKDKGRDIAILRTIGSTQGAIMRIFLITGSSIGVTGTIAGFLLGVVVCLNVESIRQFLSWLTRTELFSPELYFLSRLPAEMDFGETSAVVLMSLTLSLLATLYPSWRAARLDPVEALRYE; encoded by the coding sequence ATGGCAGAGCCTGCGGGGACCCGGCCTTTCGCTCCATTCGAATGGATGGTGTCGCTGCGCTATCTGCGCTCGCGGCGCAAGGAAGGCTTCATCTCCGTCATCGCGGGGTTTTCGTTTCTTGGCATCATGCTCGGTGTTGCGACACTGATCATCGTAATGGCGGTGATGAACGGCTTCCGCACGGAATTGCTGGACAAGATCCTTGGCCTGAACGGCCACCTGCTGGTGCAGCCGCTGGAGCAGCCGCTGACCGACTGGGAAGCGGTCGCCGATCGCCTCTCCAAGGTGCCGGGCCTGCGGCTTGCCGCGCCGATCGTGGAGGGGCAGGCGCTCGCGTCCTCGCCGTTCAATTCGGCAGGAGTGCTGGTGCGCGGCATCCGTGCGGCCGACCTGACGCGGCTCACCTCGATCGCGAACAACATCAAGCAGGGCACGCTCGAAGGCTTCGATGCGGGACAAGGGCTCGCCATCGGGCGGCGCCTCTCCGACCAGTTGTCGGTGCGCGCCGGCGACAACATCACGCTTGTCGCTCCGCGCGGTGCCGTCACGCCAATGGGTACCACCCCGCGCATCAAAACCTACAAGGTGGCCGCGGTATTCGAAATCGGCATGTCGGAATACGATGCAGGCATCGTGTTCATGCCGATGCCGGAGGCGCAGCTTTATTTCAACCGGGCCGGCGACGTAACGGCGATCGAGGTCTATACCGACAATCCCGATCGCATGGACCTCTACCGCAGGCTCGTCACCGCCGCCGCGGAGCGGCCGATCTTCATGATCGACTGGCGGCAGAGGAACGCAACCTTCTTCAATGCGCTGCAGGTCGAGCGCAACGTGATGTTCCTGATCCTCACGCTGATCATTCTGGTCGCCGCGCTGAACATCATCTCCGGCCTGATCATGCTGGTGAAGGACAAGGGCCGCGACATCGCGATCCTGCGCACCATTGGGTCGACGCAGGGGGCGATCATGCGCATTTTCCTCATCACCGGCTCTTCGATCGGCGTTACCGGGACGATCGCCGGGTTCCTGCTCGGCGTTGTCGTCTGCCTGAATGTGGAATCGATCCGGCAGTTCCTCTCCTGGCTGACGCGGACCGAATTGTTCTCGCCTGAGCTCTATTTCCTGTCGCGGCTGCCGGCCGAAATGGATTTCGGCGAGACGAGCGCCGTCGTCCTGATGTCGCTGACCCTTTCGCTTCTCGCTACGCTCTATCCGTCCTGGCGCGCGGCGCGGCTCGATCCGGTCGAGGCGCTTCGTTATGAATGA
- a CDS encoding ABC transporter ATP-binding protein — translation MNEVVRASEGTGTKDKEPAVFLHAIERRYHQGVATLEILKGAELAVWSGQSVALIAPSGVGKSTLLHIAGLLEHPDAGEVYIDGTATSSLSDAERTRIRRTEVGFVYQFHHLLPEFSAIENVMMPQMIRGLSRGEARKRADELLGYLGLKERLEHRPAQLSGGEQQRVAIARAVANAPRILLADEPTGNLDPRTAGHVFHALTQLVRASGLAAVIATHNMELAQRMDRRVTLEDGRVVEIK, via the coding sequence ATGAATGAGGTGGTGCGCGCGAGCGAGGGCACGGGGACCAAGGACAAGGAGCCTGCGGTCTTTCTGCACGCGATCGAGCGGCGCTACCACCAGGGCGTGGCCACGCTGGAGATTCTCAAAGGTGCGGAGCTTGCCGTATGGTCGGGGCAGTCGGTTGCCTTGATCGCTCCGTCCGGCGTTGGCAAGTCGACGCTTCTCCACATTGCGGGCCTGCTCGAGCATCCCGATGCCGGCGAGGTCTATATCGACGGCACCGCGACATCGAGCCTGTCCGATGCCGAGCGCACGCGCATTCGCCGCACCGAGGTCGGTTTCGTCTATCAGTTTCATCATCTGCTGCCCGAGTTCTCCGCGATCGAGAACGTGATGATGCCGCAGATGATCCGCGGCCTCTCGCGCGGCGAAGCGCGCAAGCGCGCCGACGAGCTGCTCGGCTATCTGGGCCTCAAGGAGCGCCTCGAGCATCGCCCGGCGCAGCTCTCCGGCGGCGAACAGCAGCGCGTTGCGATCGCCCGCGCGGTTGCCAATGCGCCGCGCATCCTGCTCGCCGACGAGCCGACCGGAAATCTCGACCCGCGCACCGCGGGGCATGTTTTCCACGCGCTCACCCAGCTGGTGCGTGCCTCCGGGCTCGCCGCCGTCATCGCCACCCACAACATGGAGTTGGCGCAGCGCATGGACCGCCGCGTGACCCTCGAAGACGGCCGGGTGGTGGAGATCAAGTGA
- a CDS encoding DUF2147 domain-containing protein produces the protein MNLRSILKGAFAACALIAAWGVPATADPAGLWLDKDGWTIRVQACGADLCAVIASVKPPLDPATGKPWTDKNNADASKRARPLIGVEVLSGMRPNGTAKWSGQLYDADRGHTLSGNLLELDQDTIRIEGCLLLLCGGEDLHRVK, from the coding sequence ATGAACTTGCGTTCGATCCTGAAAGGGGCATTCGCCGCGTGCGCCTTGATAGCCGCCTGGGGTGTGCCCGCGACTGCCGATCCAGCCGGGCTCTGGCTCGACAAGGACGGCTGGACTATCCGCGTCCAGGCCTGCGGGGCGGACCTCTGCGCGGTGATTGCGAGCGTGAAGCCGCCGCTCGATCCGGCGACCGGCAAACCCTGGACCGACAAGAACAACGCCGATGCCTCGAAGCGCGCCCGTCCGCTCATCGGCGTTGAGGTATTGAGCGGCATGAGGCCGAACGGCACAGCCAAGTGGTCGGGACAGCTCTATGATGCCGATCGCGGTCATACGCTCAGCGGCAACCTGCTGGAGCTCGACCAAGACACGATCCGGATCGAAGGTTGCCTGCTTTTGCTTTGCGGCGGCGAGGACCTGCACCGGGTCAAGTGA
- a CDS encoding IS1 family transposase, protein MNKLDREARAKILSLMCEGVSIRAITRLTGASKNTVVRLLSDVGRACAEYQDNALRDLPCKRVQLDEIWAFVYAKNDNVRDAKSAPKDAGDVWTWTAICADSKLLISTLVGRRDTRYAVHFVNDLRKRLANRVQVTSDGHRPYLTAMDTVFGEDVDFAQLVKIYGSEPGGEKRYSPAICLGARKHRVIGNPNPKHISTSYAERQNLTMRMHMRRFTRLTNAFSKKLENHAYAVALHAMFYNFTRIHQTLRVTPAMAAGVTDRLWDMTDIVKVLEDWEADVATAGTAYSVEKDRIGEGFHVRMGTRYGALPSQFGFKTVADAEAFIEAEKAKHRPGRKRKQAA, encoded by the coding sequence ATGAACAAGCTGGACCGGGAAGCCCGCGCCAAAATCCTCAGCCTGATGTGTGAGGGGGTCAGCATCCGGGCGATCACCCGCCTGACCGGGGCGAGCAAGAACACCGTGGTCCGCCTCCTGTCGGACGTTGGCCGGGCCTGTGCCGAGTATCAGGACAACGCGTTGCGCGATCTGCCGTGCAAGCGCGTGCAGCTCGATGAAATTTGGGCGTTCGTCTACGCGAAGAACGACAACGTGAGGGACGCCAAGTCCGCGCCCAAGGATGCCGGGGACGTTTGGACGTGGACCGCGATCTGCGCCGACTCCAAGCTTCTCATCAGCACATTGGTCGGTCGCCGCGACACTCGCTACGCGGTCCATTTCGTCAATGACCTGCGTAAGCGTCTCGCGAACCGCGTGCAGGTCACTAGCGACGGGCACAGGCCCTATCTGACCGCCATGGACACAGTGTTTGGTGAGGACGTGGACTTTGCACAGCTTGTGAAAATCTACGGTTCTGAGCCGGGCGGGGAGAAGCGGTACAGCCCTGCAATCTGCCTTGGCGCTCGCAAGCATCGCGTTATCGGAAACCCCAACCCGAAGCACATCAGCACGTCCTACGCGGAACGGCAGAACCTCACGATGCGGATGCATATGCGCCGCTTCACGCGCTTGACCAATGCGTTTTCAAAGAAGCTGGAGAACCACGCTTACGCGGTCGCGCTTCACGCGATGTTCTACAACTTCACTCGCATTCACCAGACGCTTCGTGTCACTCCCGCGATGGCCGCTGGCGTCACGGATCGGCTCTGGGACATGACCGATATCGTGAAGGTGCTGGAAGATTGGGAAGCCGATGTTGCGACCGCTGGCACCGCGTACAGCGTCGAGAAGGATCGGATCGGAGAAGGCTTCCACGTTCGCATGGGGACGCGCTACGGCGCGTTGCCGAGTCAGTTTGGGTTCAAGACGGTTGCGGATGCGGAAGCCTTCATTGAAGCCGAGAAGGCGAAGCATCGGCCGGGACGAAAGCGAAAGCAGGCCGCGTAG
- the dnaE gene encoding DNA polymerase III subunit alpha translates to MPDPGFVHLHVHSSYSLLEGALTIGKLAELAKADRQPALALTDTDNMFGALEFSDKLASVGIQPIVGCALSVDFGDQEAPRHPGQTVKFPRLVLLAVREGGYRHLMRLTSQAFLDVPADQPPHVKLAALGEASDGLIALTGGPGGPLDLALAAGQAELAAARCAQLSALFGDRLYIELQRHGRPEEKQVEPGLLDLAYANGIALVATNEPFYGRREDFEAHDALICIAEGRLVAESERRQLSAEHYFKSRAEMAALFADLPEALASTVEIAQRCAFRPKTRKPILPRFTAPDGSAVDENAELRRQADEGLTRRIESLGLASGQTIDDYRKRLDFELGVIEGMKYPGYFLIVADFIKWAKDKGIPVGPGRGSGAGSLVAYALTITDLDPIRFGLLFERFLNPERVSMPDFDIDFCQERRDEVIHYVQERYGRDQVAQIITFGTLQARGVLRDVGRVLEMPYGQVDKLTKLVPMNPAAPVTLSKAIAEEPRLQAARDAEPVVKRAFDIAMKLEGLHRHASTHAAGIVIGDRPLSELVPMYRDPKSQLPVTQFNMKWVEQAGLVKFDFLGLTTLTVLQTAVKLVARRGIDLDLLSIPLDDAKSYAMLARGETVGIFQVEGQGMRRALTDMRPDRFEDIIALVALYRPGPMANIPTYCARKHGKEQPEYIHPKLEPVLRETFGVIVYQEQVMEAARRLSGYSLGEADLLRRAMGKKIRSEMEAQRKRFVEGAVKDGVEKGQAEAIFELLARFADYGFNKSHAAAYALVAYQTAYMKANYPVEFLAASMTYAMANTDKLAEFRAEAQRLGIKVEPPSVNRSGVDFDVEENTIHYALAALKGVGRQAVEAIVEARTDKPFRDLTDFASRVNPRAVNKRVLESLSAAGAFDALENNRARAYAGVDAILATAQRQHEAAEIGQNDMFGGPSMREKIPLPAAEPWLPAERLQREFDAIGFFLSGHPLDDYAGVLKRLNVQSWTVFANSVKQGATAGRVAGTVVARAERRTKTGNRMGILEFSDPSGHYEAVIFQEGLTQYRDLLEPGSAVLLFLTAEAQGDDVRARIQTVEPLDQAAAKSQKGLRIYLETPNSVDSVAKRLEARGDAEITFVLKLQDGGEADIKLRDRYKVSPQIAAAIKSVQGVAMVEAL, encoded by the coding sequence GTGCCCGATCCCGGTTTCGTGCACCTGCACGTGCACTCGTCCTATTCGCTGCTGGAAGGCGCGCTCACCATCGGCAAGCTCGCCGAGCTCGCCAAGGCCGACCGCCAGCCGGCGCTCGCGCTCACCGACACCGACAACATGTTCGGGGCTCTGGAATTTTCCGACAAACTGGCGAGCGTCGGCATTCAGCCGATCGTCGGCTGCGCGCTTTCCGTCGACTTTGGCGACCAGGAAGCACCGCGCCATCCAGGGCAGACCGTGAAATTTCCGCGGCTGGTGCTGCTGGCGGTGCGCGAGGGCGGCTACCGCCACCTCATGCGCCTGACCTCGCAGGCGTTCCTCGATGTGCCCGCCGATCAGCCGCCGCATGTCAAGCTCGCGGCGCTCGGAGAGGCCAGCGACGGCTTGATCGCGCTGACCGGCGGCCCGGGCGGGCCGCTCGATCTTGCGCTCGCCGCGGGCCAGGCGGAGTTGGCGGCGGCGCGCTGCGCGCAGCTGTCCGCCCTGTTCGGCGACCGGCTCTACATCGAGTTGCAGCGCCACGGCCGGCCGGAAGAGAAACAGGTCGAGCCCGGCCTGCTCGATCTCGCCTATGCCAACGGCATCGCGCTCGTCGCCACGAATGAGCCCTTCTACGGGCGGCGCGAGGACTTCGAGGCACACGACGCGCTGATCTGCATCGCGGAGGGGCGGCTCGTGGCCGAGTCGGAGCGGCGGCAGCTCTCCGCCGAGCATTACTTCAAGTCGCGCGCCGAAATGGCGGCACTGTTCGCCGACCTGCCCGAGGCGCTCGCCTCGACGGTAGAGATCGCGCAGCGCTGCGCGTTCCGCCCGAAGACCCGCAAGCCGATCCTGCCGCGCTTCACCGCGCCGGACGGCAGCGCGGTCGACGAGAACGCCGAATTGCGCCGCCAGGCGGATGAAGGCCTGACGCGCCGCATCGAGTCACTCGGCCTCGCCTCGGGGCAAACCATCGATGACTACCGAAAACGTCTCGATTTCGAGCTCGGCGTGATCGAGGGGATGAAATATCCGGGCTACTTCCTGATCGTCGCCGACTTCATCAAGTGGGCCAAGGACAAGGGCATTCCGGTCGGTCCCGGCCGCGGCTCGGGCGCAGGCTCGCTCGTCGCCTACGCGCTCACCATCACCGACCTCGATCCGATCCGCTTCGGCCTGCTGTTCGAGCGCTTCCTCAATCCCGAGCGCGTGTCGATGCCCGACTTCGACATCGACTTCTGCCAAGAACGACGCGACGAGGTGATTCATTACGTGCAGGAGCGCTATGGGCGCGATCAGGTGGCACAGATCATCACCTTCGGCACGCTGCAGGCGCGCGGCGTGCTGCGCGACGTCGGCCGCGTACTCGAAATGCCATACGGGCAGGTCGACAAGCTCACCAAGCTGGTGCCGATGAACCCGGCAGCACCCGTGACGCTCTCCAAAGCCATCGCCGAGGAACCGCGCCTACAGGCGGCGCGCGACGCCGAGCCGGTGGTCAAGCGCGCCTTCGACATTGCGATGAAGCTCGAAGGCCTGCACCGCCACGCCTCGACGCATGCGGCCGGCATCGTGATCGGCGACCGGCCGCTCTCCGAACTGGTCCCGATGTACCGCGATCCGAAATCGCAGCTCCCGGTCACCCAGTTCAACATGAAGTGGGTCGAGCAGGCGGGGCTGGTGAAGTTCGACTTCCTCGGCCTGACGACGCTTACTGTTTTACAGACGGCGGTGAAGCTCGTCGCCCGGCGTGGCATTGATCTCGACCTCCTGAGCATCCCGCTCGACGACGCCAAAAGTTACGCCATGCTGGCGCGCGGCGAGACGGTCGGCATCTTCCAGGTGGAAGGGCAGGGGATGCGCCGGGCGCTCACCGATATGCGGCCGGATCGCTTCGAGGACATCATCGCGCTGGTCGCGCTTTACCGCCCGGGCCCGATGGCGAACATCCCGACCTACTGCGCGCGCAAGCACGGCAAGGAGCAGCCCGAATACATCCACCCGAAGCTCGAGCCGGTGTTGCGTGAGACCTTCGGCGTCATCGTCTATCAGGAGCAGGTGATGGAGGCCGCGCGGCGGCTCTCCGGCTACTCGCTCGGCGAAGCCGACCTTCTGCGCCGCGCCATGGGCAAGAAGATCCGCAGCGAGATGGAGGCGCAACGCAAGCGCTTCGTCGAAGGCGCGGTCAAGGATGGCGTCGAGAAGGGTCAGGCGGAGGCGATCTTCGAACTTCTCGCCCGCTTTGCCGACTATGGCTTCAACAAGAGCCACGCGGCGGCCTACGCACTCGTCGCCTACCAGACCGCCTACATGAAGGCGAACTATCCGGTCGAGTTCCTGGCCGCGTCGATGACCTACGCCATGGCCAACACCGACAAGCTCGCCGAATTCCGCGCCGAGGCGCAGCGGCTCGGCATCAAGGTCGAGCCGCCCTCGGTCAATCGCTCCGGCGTCGATTTCGACGTCGAGGAAAACACGATCCACTACGCGCTCGCTGCGCTCAAAGGCGTGGGACGCCAGGCGGTGGAGGCGATCGTGGAGGCGCGGACCGACAAGCCGTTCCGGGACCTCACCGATTTCGCAAGCCGCGTCAATCCGCGCGCGGTCAACAAGCGCGTACTGGAAAGCCTCAGCGCCGCCGGCGCCTTCGATGCACTGGAGAACAATCGGGCCCGGGCCTATGCCGGCGTCGACGCGATCCTTGCGACGGCGCAGCGTCAGCACGAGGCGGCGGAGATCGGCCAGAACGACATGTTCGGCGGGCCGTCGATGCGCGAGAAGATTCCACTGCCTGCGGCTGAGCCGTGGCTGCCGGCCGAACGGCTGCAGCGCGAGTTCGACGCGATCGGATTCTTCCTCTCCGGCCATCCCCTCGATGACTACGCGGGCGTCCTGAAGCGGTTGAACGTGCAGTCGTGGACGGTATTCGCCAATTCGGTGAAGCAGGGCGCGACGGCGGGCCGCGTCGCCGGCACGGTCGTGGCGCGCGCCGAGCGGCGCACCAAGACCGGCAACCGGATGGGCATTCTGGAGTTCTCCGACCCGTCGGGCCACTACGAGGCGGTGATCTTCCAGGAAGGCCTGACGCAATACCGCGACCTGCTCGAGCCGGGCTCGGCGGTGCTGCTGTTTCTCACCGCCGAAGCGCAGGGTGACGATGTGCGGGCGCGCATCCAGACGGTCGAGCCGCTCGACCAGGCCGCGGCAAAGTCGCAAAAGGGACTGCGCATTTATCTCGAGACGCCGAATTCGGTCGACAGCGTCGCAAAGCGTCTCGAGGCGCGAGGGGACGCCGAAATCACCTTTGTGTTGAAGCTGCAGGATGGGGGCGAGGCCGACATCAAGCTGCGCGATCGCTACAAGGTGTCGCCGCAAATCGCCGCCGCCATCAAATCCGTGCAGGGCGTCGCGATGGTCGAGGCGTTGTGA
- a CDS encoding monooxygenase, which produces MIVELVTFRATPGADWDAILTEARATIPRWRANPQLVRKHYLLSEDGAECAGLYIWPTRAAAEAAHDAAWQAAVAQRTGAPPTIRYFELQMLLDNEAGSLTEWSRAGAKVVRPAG; this is translated from the coding sequence GTGATCGTCGAGCTCGTCACGTTCCGCGCCACGCCAGGTGCGGACTGGGACGCGATTCTCACTGAGGCCCGTGCGACAATTCCGCGCTGGCGCGCCAACCCGCAGCTTGTACGCAAACATTACCTCTTGAGCGAAGACGGAGCCGAGTGCGCCGGGCTCTACATCTGGCCGACGCGCGCCGCAGCCGAGGCCGCGCACGACGCAGCGTGGCAGGCGGCCGTGGCGCAGCGCACGGGCGCGCCGCCGACGATCCGGTATTTCGAGCTGCAAATGTTGCTTGATAACGAGGCCGGTAGCCTGACCGAGTGGTCGCGCGCGGGCGCGAAAGTTGTCCGGCCGGCCGGATAG
- a CDS encoding response regulator, giving the protein MDHRPHIVVVEDEAAQRQLLVDYLGKQNFRVSGADGGTALRKLLERELPSLVLLDVGLPGEDGFALARWLRERSGRIGIIMVTAAADTVDRVVGLETGADDYIAKPFEPRELLARVKSVLRRATGATASTGPRVRMGRRVLDLEKRVLVDPASGDEETLAASELDLLKVFAENPNRPLNRDWLLEVTAHREMEAFDRAIDLRITRLRRKIEVDPAHPDAIRTVRGVGYMFVPPKD; this is encoded by the coding sequence ATGGATCATCGTCCGCACATCGTTGTCGTCGAGGATGAGGCGGCGCAGCGGCAGCTGCTGGTCGACTACCTCGGCAAGCAGAATTTTCGCGTGAGCGGTGCCGACGGCGGCACCGCGCTACGCAAGCTTTTGGAGCGCGAGCTTCCCTCGCTGGTGCTGCTCGATGTTGGGCTGCCCGGCGAGGATGGGTTCGCGCTCGCGCGCTGGCTGCGCGAGCGCTCCGGGCGTATCGGCATCATCATGGTGACGGCGGCGGCCGACACCGTCGATCGCGTGGTCGGGCTCGAAACCGGCGCCGACGACTACATCGCGAAGCCCTTCGAGCCGCGCGAGCTTCTCGCCCGGGTAAAGAGCGTGCTGCGCCGCGCGACCGGCGCGACCGCGAGCACGGGCCCGCGCGTCCGCATGGGCCGCCGCGTGCTCGATCTCGAAAAGCGGGTGCTGGTCGATCCGGCCTCGGGCGACGAGGAGACGCTCGCGGCAAGCGAGCTCGACCTGCTCAAGGTGTTCGCCGAAAATCCGAACCGGCCGCTCAACCGCGACTGGCTCCTGGAAGTGACCGCGCACCGCGAGATGGAAGCTTTCGACCGGGCGATCGACCTGCGCATCACGCGCCTGCGCCGCAAGATCGAAGTCGATCCCGCGCATCCCGACGCGATCCGCACCGTGCGCGGCGTCGGTTACATGTTCGTGCCGCCGAAGGATTGA